One stretch of Helicobacter jaachi DNA includes these proteins:
- a CDS encoding polysaccharide deacetylase family protein — MRSKYIIFFIAFAIALVVLILGIRAYLSALPKENQVGQAVVLPSLEWLKHKYANASPKQWGEHFEGITSLLPDSQTPVVYLTFDACSGAYDRDLINYLIEQQVEATLFINSRWIDKHLEDFLILAQNPLFSIQNHGTKHRPLSVNGKSIYNIKGTDSIQGVYEEIMDNDRKIFELTGKRARYFRSGTAYYDEVAVSIAKDLGYKIGGFDVLGDGGATFSKKHIIHQAQKARNGSIIIYHLNQPQSETFEGIKEVVPLLREKGFTFKKLP; from the coding sequence ATGAGGAGTAAATACATTATCTTTTTTATCGCTTTTGCTATTGCATTAGTAGTGCTTATACTAGGCATTAGAGCCTATTTATCGGCGCTACCTAAAGAAAACCAAGTAGGTCAAGCGGTAGTCTTACCAAGCCTAGAGTGGCTTAAGCATAAATACGCCAACGCTAGCCCCAAGCAGTGGGGCGAGCATTTTGAGGGCATTACTTCTCTCTTGCCAGATAGCCAAACGCCTGTGGTGTATCTTACCTTTGATGCGTGTAGTGGCGCGTATGATAGGGATTTAATCAATTATTTAATTGAGCAGCAAGTAGAGGCGACTTTATTTATTAATTCGCGCTGGATTGATAAGCATTTGGAGGATTTTTTAATCCTTGCGCAAAATCCGCTTTTTTCTATCCAAAATCACGGCACAAAGCATCGCCCATTAAGCGTTAATGGCAAATCTATCTATAACATCAAAGGCACAGATTCTATACAGGGCGTGTATGAGGAGATTATGGATAATGATAGAAAAATCTTTGAGCTTACTGGCAAAAGGGCGCGCTATTTCCGCTCTGGCACGGCATATTATGATGAAGTGGCAGTGAGCATTGCTAAAGATTTAGGATACAAAATCGGGGGATTTGATGTGCTAGGCGATGGCGGCGCTACATTTTCTAAAAAGCACATTATCCACCAAGCCCAAAAAGCGCGTAATGGCTCTATTATTATCTATCATTTAAATCAGCCTCAAAGCGAGACATTTGAGGGAATTAAAGAGGTTGTGCCATTGCTTAGGGAGAAGGGCTTTACCTTTAAAAAGCTACCCTAG
- a CDS encoding anaerobic C4-dicarboxylate transporter encodes MGFLTDLSEGTQFAIQLVVVLACLFYGARKGGITLGLLGGIGIIVLVFAFHIKPGKPAIDVMLTILAVVVASATLQASGGLDVMLQIAERILRKNPKFLTILAPFVTCFLTILCGTGHVVYTIMPIIYDIAIKNNIRPERPMAAASVSSQMGIIASPVSVAVVSLTALLLNAPKPLHGFDGYINLLQITIPSTLFGVLMIGIFSWFRGKDLDKDEEFQAKLKDPEFRQYVYGDSKTLLGVKLPKKDWVAMWIFLGAIAAVALIGAFDALKPTWGQKYDYKATLHSVNGGDISIKWTPAGDNKGTLDLNSIGLGSKKGEDGKSALERAIESGQAEKLYKKDKLGNPEMDKISMVHIIQMFMLLAGALIIIFTNTDAKKIGTNEIFRSGMIALVAVFGISWMAETMFAVHTPMMKAALGDVVKAYPWTYAIMLLIISKFVNSQAAALAAFVPIALGIGVEPGIIVAFAAACYGYYILPTYPSDLATIQFDRTGTTHIGRFVINHSFILPGLIGVFSSCCIGYVLAKVAGYI; translated from the coding sequence ATGGGTTTTCTCACAGATTTAAGTGAAGGCACGCAGTTTGCCATTCAGCTGGTTGTAGTATTGGCGTGTTTGTTCTATGGCGCTAGGAAAGGTGGTATTACGCTAGGGCTTTTGGGTGGGATTGGCATTATTGTGCTTGTCTTTGCTTTTCATATAAAGCCCGGAAAGCCCGCTATTGATGTGATGCTTACTATTTTGGCTGTGGTGGTGGCAAGTGCGACCTTGCAGGCAAGCGGGGGGCTAGATGTGATGCTACAAATTGCAGAGAGAATCTTGCGGAAAAATCCCAAATTTTTAACGATTTTAGCTCCATTTGTAACCTGTTTCCTCACTATTTTGTGCGGCACGGGGCATGTGGTATATACAATTATGCCAATTATTTATGATATTGCTATTAAGAACAACATACGCCCAGAGCGACCTATGGCGGCGGCTTCTGTATCCTCTCAAATGGGCATTATCGCTTCTCCTGTATCTGTGGCGGTGGTCAGTCTAACAGCGCTTTTGCTTAATGCCCCAAAGCCCCTGCATGGCTTTGATGGGTATATAAATTTATTGCAAATCACTATTCCTAGCACACTTTTTGGCGTGCTGATGATTGGGATTTTTAGCTGGTTTAGGGGTAAGGATTTGGATAAAGATGAGGAGTTTCAAGCCAAACTCAAAGACCCCGAATTTAGACAATATGTGTATGGGGATTCTAAAACTTTGCTCGGTGTGAAATTGCCTAAAAAAGATTGGGTAGCGATGTGGATATTTTTAGGCGCAATCGCTGCAGTTGCGCTCATTGGTGCATTTGATGCCTTAAAACCTACTTGGGGACAAAAGTATGATTATAAAGCGACCTTACATAGTGTGAATGGCGGTGATATTAGCATTAAATGGACGCCTGCTGGGGATAATAAAGGCACGCTAGATTTAAACTCTATAGGGCTTGGCTCTAAAAAAGGCGAAGATGGCAAGAGCGCGCTAGAGAGGGCTATAGAATCTGGACAGGCAGAAAAGCTGTATAAAAAAGACAAGCTAGGCAATCCTGAAATGGATAAAATTTCTATGGTGCATATCATACAGATGTTTATGCTGCTTGCTGGGGCTTTAATCATTATTTTTACCAACACAGATGCCAAAAAGATTGGCACAAATGAGATATTCCGCTCGGGTATGATAGCGCTTGTGGCTGTGTTTGGGATTTCATGGATGGCAGAGACTATGTTTGCGGTGCATACACCGATGATGAAAGCGGCACTAGGCGATGTGGTGAAAGCCTATCCTTGGACTTATGCGATTATGCTGCTTATCATTTCAAAATTTGTTAATTCTCAAGCAGCAGCGCTTGCGGCATTTGTGCCAATCGCTCTGGGTATTGGCGTGGAGCCGGGCATTATCGTAGCCTTTGCGGCGGCTTGCTATGGGTATTATATTTTGCCTACTTATCCTAGCGATTTAGCAACTATTCAATTTGATAGGACAGGCACTACGCATATTGGGCGATTTGTGATTAATCATAGTTTTATTTTACCCGGACTAATTGGCGTGTTTAGCTCCTGCTGTATTGGCTATGTGCTTGCAAAAGTGGCAGGATACATTTAA
- the galE gene encoding UDP-glucose 4-epimerase GalE, with the protein MAYLLLTGAAGYIGSHTAYCFLKNTNYHLVIFDNLSTGFRENLAYLQECFAGRVSFVEGDLSDISTVDSVLERYKFEAVIHFAASIVVGESVLEPLKYYTNNTLNTTRLIASCVAHKVPKFIFSSTAAVYGEPDISLIPIDENAPLLPINPYGASKMMSERVLKDSALAYEGFKFVILRYFNVAGASMDNTQAILKAKKGLGQRSKNATHLIKVACECACGKRERMSIFGVDYPTKDGTCIRDYIHIDDLASAHLEALAYLDGGQSNIFNVGYSQGYSVKEVIKVVKEVSGVDFCVIESARREGDPIELSAKNDKILSLTQWKPRFNNLRQIVQSAYDWERSLA; encoded by the coding sequence ATGGCATATCTTTTACTCACAGGTGCAGCGGGCTATATCGGCTCGCACACGGCTTATTGTTTTTTAAAAAATACAAATTATCATCTAGTGATTTTTGATAATCTAAGCACGGGTTTTAGAGAGAATTTAGCTTATTTGCAGGAATGCTTTGCAGGGCGTGTAAGCTTTGTAGAGGGCGATTTAAGCGATATTAGCACAGTAGATTCTGTATTAGAGCGCTATAAGTTTGAGGCGGTTATACATTTTGCTGCCTCCATTGTGGTGGGCGAATCTGTGCTAGAGCCGCTTAAATATTACACTAATAACACGCTTAATACCACGCGTTTAATTGCTTCATGTGTGGCGCATAAAGTGCCAAAGTTTATTTTTAGCTCCACAGCGGCTGTGTATGGCGAGCCTGATATATCGCTTATCCCCATTGATGAGAATGCCCCGCTTTTGCCTATCAATCCTTATGGCGCTTCAAAGATGATGAGTGAGCGTGTATTAAAAGATAGCGCGCTTGCTTATGAGGGCTTTAAGTTTGTGATATTACGCTACTTTAATGTGGCTGGCGCGAGTATGGATAATACACAAGCCATTTTAAAGGCAAAAAAGGGTTTAGGGCAACGTAGTAAAAATGCCACTCATCTCATAAAAGTCGCGTGTGAATGTGCGTGTGGCAAGAGGGAGCGTATGAGTATTTTTGGTGTGGATTATCCTACTAAAGATGGCACTTGCATTCGTGATTATATTCATATTGATGATTTGGCAAGCGCGCATTTGGAGGCTTTGGCGTATTTAGATGGTGGGCAGTCAAATATTTTTAATGTAGGCTATTCACAAGGGTATAGTGTGAAAGAGGTGATTAAGGTAGTCAAGGAAGTGAGTGGGGTGGATTTTTGCGTGATAGAATCTGCGCGGCGTGAGGGAGACCCCATAGAGCTAAGTGCTAAAAATGATAAGATTCTATCCCTCACACAATGGAAGCCGCGCTTTAATAATCTTAGGCAAATTGTCCAAAGTGCGTATGACTGGGAGCGCTCGCTCGCATAA
- a CDS encoding DUF3240 family protein yields the protein MGEPTFSIDIYFKHTLKDSIVDMLLEDGYDDFFYIHCAKYASSSLLESASEQVSGRQEYGLFKLFLSDEQKVQFITNKLLQAFGREHIRIYAHSVNLF from the coding sequence ATGGGCGAGCCAACTTTTAGTATTGATATTTATTTTAAACATACCTTAAAAGATTCTATCGTCGATATGTTGCTAGAAGATGGATATGATGATTTTTTCTATATCCATTGCGCTAAATACGCCTCAAGCTCGCTTTTAGAGAGTGCCTCCGAGCAGGTAAGCGGCAGGCAAGAATATGGGCTGTTTAAGCTATTTTTGAGTGATGAGCAAAAAGTGCAGTTTATCACCAATAAACTTCTGCAAGCCTTTGGGAGAGAACATATTAGAATCTACGCACATTCTGTTAATCTTTTCTAA
- a CDS encoding endonuclease MutS2 gives MHYENLISRLDIYDFLAHFGSYFAREKSFVFEGDRQFYATLLQELDKGLNIELAPPPLLPKLDTPLVHLQKYGTLRLEEIFAFVQLVDYFCYLKRTLLESTPRAQAWLDKIIIPKALDEMRAIFDSNGQIKDGIYAQLDSLKLRIKQNKIQIDEQISRLLHTNALAPYLVDNNLHYINQNECLLLKAGYNHAIKGMVLERSNSGFFYLMPDSIIALKKEQNTLKDTLELSLYDICKDFSQMLKKHHAFLKFLNMAFDTFDHIYARLSFARANNLSFIYQMEHKQKDIILHEFSHPALQNPKPLSIAFKGDVLMITGVNAGGKTMLLKSILSACFLSKFLLPLKINPHHSQIPYFKHIVAIISDPQNSKNDISTFAGRMLEFSRILNTQNLLLGIDEIELGTDADEAASLYKVLLEHLLQNQAKVLLTTHHKHLSALMASNPRVQLCAAMYDIQAQKPLFSFLDGSIGKSYAFESAQIYGIPSSLIAQAKAAYGADKERLNELIERSSELELSLQAKQKELQASIASYEQKLEGLKAQEYAQKRAFEELKHNLESTYHKATQALKSALKTQDSKQMHKAFNNAHHILAQTPNPTPPKPPKKLKVGDRVKYKNTKGRILSINGNMGVVELDSGFKLKEKLEHLSFSSAPIITPKTPQIKVTHNKSAHIKLDLHGMRGEEAIEKLDEFLSSALIAGYDEVLVYHGIGSGILSKLVRDFLSTHPKILSFEDAPANMGGFGAKIIKL, from the coding sequence ATGCACTATGAAAATCTCATCTCAAGGCTTGATATATATGATTTTTTAGCGCATTTTGGCTCATATTTTGCGCGCGAGAAATCATTTGTTTTTGAGGGCGATAGGCAGTTTTATGCCACGCTTTTACAAGAGCTTGATAAAGGGCTTAATATAGAGCTTGCTCCACCCCCACTGCTTCCAAAGCTTGACACACCCCTTGTGCATTTGCAAAAATATGGCACTTTAAGGCTAGAAGAGATTTTTGCCTTTGTGCAGCTTGTGGATTATTTTTGCTACCTTAAAAGGACGCTCTTAGAATCTACGCCGCGCGCGCAGGCGTGGCTTGATAAAATCATTATCCCCAAAGCCCTAGATGAAATGCGCGCTATTTTTGATAGTAATGGGCAGATTAAAGATGGCATTTACGCGCAGTTAGATAGCCTAAAGTTGCGCATTAAGCAAAATAAAATACAAATTGATGAGCAAATCTCACGCCTCCTGCACACAAACGCGCTTGCTCCTTATTTGGTGGATAATAACCTGCACTACATTAATCAAAATGAATGCCTTTTGCTTAAAGCTGGCTATAATCACGCTATTAAAGGTATGGTATTAGAGCGCTCAAATAGCGGCTTTTTCTACCTTATGCCAGATTCTATAATCGCACTTAAAAAAGAGCAGAACACCCTAAAAGACACACTAGAGCTTAGCTTGTATGATATATGCAAAGACTTTTCGCAAATGCTTAAAAAACATCATGCATTTTTAAAATTTCTAAATATGGCTTTTGATACTTTTGACCATATTTATGCGCGGCTTAGCTTTGCTAGGGCGAATAATCTCTCATTTATCTACCAAATGGAGCATAAGCAAAAAGATATTATTTTGCATGAGTTTTCACACCCTGCCCTACAGAATCCAAAACCTTTAAGCATTGCCTTTAAAGGCGATGTGCTAATGATTACAGGCGTGAATGCTGGTGGGAAAACTATGCTTTTAAAATCTATTCTTAGTGCTTGCTTTTTATCAAAATTTCTCCTGCCATTAAAAATTAACCCCCACCATTCACAAATCCCCTATTTTAAGCATATTGTGGCTATTATCAGCGACCCACAAAATAGCAAAAATGATATTTCAACCTTTGCTGGGCGTATGCTTGAATTTTCACGCATTCTTAATACGCAAAATCTCTTGCTTGGCATTGATGAAATTGAGTTAGGCACGGACGCTGATGAAGCCGCGAGCCTGTATAAAGTGCTGCTTGAACATTTGTTGCAAAATCAAGCAAAAGTGCTGCTCACCACTCACCACAAGCATTTAAGCGCACTTATGGCGAGCAATCCACGCGTGCAGCTCTGTGCGGCGATGTATGATATACAAGCCCAAAAGCCGCTTTTTAGCTTTCTTGATGGAAGCATTGGGAAAAGTTATGCCTTTGAGAGCGCGCAAATCTATGGCATTCCCTCTTCACTCATCGCGCAGGCTAAGGCGGCTTATGGAGCGGACAAAGAGCGGCTTAATGAACTCATTGAGCGCTCAAGCGAACTAGAGCTTAGTTTGCAAGCCAAACAAAAAGAGCTGCAGGCAAGCATTGCATCTTATGAGCAAAAACTAGAGGGACTTAAAGCACAAGAGTATGCACAAAAGCGCGCCTTTGAGGAGCTAAAACATAATTTAGAATCTACCTACCACAAAGCTACGCAAGCCCTTAAATCCGCGCTTAAGACACAAGATTCTAAACAAATGCACAAAGCCTTTAATAACGCACATCATATTTTAGCCCAAACGCCCAATCCCACGCCACCAAAGCCGCCAAAAAAGCTTAAAGTCGGCGATAGGGTGAAGTATAAAAATACCAAAGGACGCATTCTTAGCATAAATGGCAATATGGGCGTAGTGGAGCTTGATAGTGGCTTTAAATTAAAAGAAAAGTTAGAGCATTTAAGCTTTTCTAGCGCGCCTATAATCACGCCCAAAACGCCACAAATCAAAGTCACCCACAATAAAAGCGCACACATTAAGCTTGATTTGCATGGAATGCGCGGTGAAGAGGCGATTGAAAAACTTGATGAATTCCTCTCAAGCGCGCTCATTGCCGGATATGATGAAGTGCTAGTGTATCATGGCATTGGCTCGGGAATTTTAAGCAAACTCGTGCGAGATTTTCTAAGCACTCACCCAAAAATTTTAAGCTTTGAGGACGCGCCAGCTAATATGGGCGGCTTTGGGGCAAAAATTATTAAACTCTAA
- the murC gene encoding UDP-N-acetylmuramate--L-alanine ligase encodes MKIHFIGIGGIGISGLAKYLRAQGVEISGSDIAEGNATKYLRAQGVEINIPHSAQAITNQDLVIHSAIIKPDNIEVQEAHKKGIKVLSRKEALAFILKEKRVFSVCGAHGKSTTSAILSSLFPQFGAIIGADSKEFGSNVREAKSECIIFEADESDKSFLNSNPYFAIIPNAEPEHMESYNHNLTEFYGAYDEFINKAKKRVFNLSDPYLKNLKNIESIALEPSTDIKNIQFYLHNDEPQTSFELKDYGSFHVWGFGEHTAQNAALAILCAIDELGLKALDSIKANLAHFKGIKKRFDILCKGQTTIIDDYAHHPTEITATLKSVAIYNALKPHAKVIAIWQPHKYSRVLDNLESFVRCFENGCDELVILPVWKAGEAHIDIDFATLFAKYNPTFATHLKLNNGHIELYNDKEHIKTLQDALIIGLGAGDITYQLRGEK; translated from the coding sequence ATGAAAATACATTTTATAGGCATTGGTGGCATTGGCATTTCGGGTTTGGCAAAGTATTTACGCGCGCAAGGTGTAGAGATTAGCGGTTCAGATATTGCGGAGGGCAATGCCACTAAGTATTTGCGCGCGCAAGGTGTAGAGATTAATATCCCCCATAGCGCGCAAGCTATCACTAATCAAGATTTAGTCATACACTCCGCTATCATTAAGCCAGATAATATCGAAGTGCAAGAAGCGCACAAAAAAGGCATTAAAGTGCTTTCCCGCAAAGAAGCGCTAGCCTTTATCTTAAAAGAAAAGCGCGTTTTTAGCGTATGCGGCGCACATGGGAAATCCACCACAAGTGCGATTTTAAGCAGTCTTTTCCCTCAATTTGGCGCTATTATTGGTGCAGATTCTAAAGAATTTGGCTCAAATGTGCGCGAGGCAAAGAGTGAATGCATTATTTTTGAAGCTGATGAATCTGATAAAAGTTTTTTAAATTCTAACCCCTACTTTGCCATTATCCCTAATGCCGAGCCAGAGCATATGGAGAGCTATAATCATAATTTAACAGAATTTTACGGCGCGTATGATGAGTTTATAAATAAAGCCAAAAAGCGCGTATTTAACCTAAGCGACCCATATTTAAAAAATCTTAAAAATATAGAATCTATCGCCCTTGAGCCGAGCACGGATATTAAAAATATACAATTTTATCTCCACAATGATGAGCCACAAACCAGCTTTGAGCTTAAAGATTATGGCTCATTTCATGTATGGGGCTTTGGCGAGCATACAGCTCAAAATGCGGCTTTAGCGATTTTGTGCGCCATAGATGAGCTAGGCTTAAAAGCACTAGATTCTATAAAGGCAAATTTGGCGCATTTTAAGGGCATTAAGAAGCGTTTTGATATTTTGTGTAAAGGGCAAACGACTATCATTGATGATTATGCGCATCACCCTACAGAAATTACTGCTACGCTTAAAAGTGTGGCTATTTATAATGCGCTTAAGCCTCATGCAAAAGTGATTGCCATTTGGCAGCCGCATAAATATTCGCGTGTGCTAGATAATTTAGAATCTTTTGTGCGCTGTTTTGAAAATGGCTGCGATGAATTGGTGATTTTGCCTGTGTGGAAGGCGGGAGAGGCGCATATTGATATTGATTTTGCTACACTTTTTGCCAAATACAACCCCACATTTGCCACACATCTTAAACTCAATAATGGACATATCGAGCTTTATAATGATAAAGAACATATTAAAACTCTGCAAGATGCGCTTATCATAGGGCTTGGTGCAGGCGATATTACCTATCAATTAAGAGGAGAAAAGTAA
- a CDS encoding succinyldiaminopimelate transaminase — MLDTFQSYPFEKLRALLSQSTAPKEKQLFTLTIGEPQFPTPTNIIKAWQDSAPLLNKYPKSSGEDELKRAQLDFIRARFGLELHLGQIIPTFGTREVLFNFPQFYLFGKQTPTIAYPNPFYQIYEGAALAAKARIVLMNLTQKNNFSPLLSEQELKEVDLVILNSPNNPTGRILDLPSLSEWVQKALEYDFVIINDECYSEIYEHTKPPSILEACIHAGNPTFKNILALNSISKRSSAPGLRSGFIAGDESILAKYNLYRTYLGCALPLPLQKAATIAWSDMHTPESIRHIYAQNLSLAREILSLNKQQLCPYTFYVWLEVGDDEDFCKFAYEKYGVLTLPGSYLGRNSEGKGFVRIALVYDNDATKKALLALKDALHHYKSLK, encoded by the coding sequence GTGCTAGATACATTTCAATCCTATCCCTTTGAAAAGCTGCGCGCGCTGCTCTCACAAAGCACAGCACCCAAAGAAAAGCAACTTTTTACGCTCACCATTGGCGAGCCGCAATTCCCCACACCGACAAATATCATTAAAGCTTGGCAAGATAGCGCGCCTTTACTTAATAAATATCCCAAATCAAGCGGCGAAGATGAGCTAAAAAGAGCGCAATTAGACTTTATTCGCGCGCGCTTTGGGCTTGAGCTGCACTTAGGGCAGATTATCCCTACTTTTGGCACGCGTGAGGTGCTTTTTAATTTTCCGCAATTTTACTTATTTGGCAAGCAAACGCCAACTATTGCCTATCCTAATCCTTTTTATCAAATCTATGAGGGAGCTGCCCTTGCGGCAAAAGCGCGCATCGTGCTTATGAATCTTACTCAAAAAAATAACTTTAGCCCACTTCTTAGCGAGCAGGAGCTTAAAGAAGTAGATTTAGTCATTCTTAATTCTCCTAATAATCCCACAGGCAGAATCCTTGATTTGCCCTCTTTGAGTGAATGGGTGCAAAAGGCGCTAGAGTATGATTTTGTCATTATTAATGATGAGTGCTATAGTGAGATTTATGAGCACACTAAGCCTCCTAGCATACTTGAGGCTTGCATTCACGCGGGCAATCCTACTTTTAAAAATATTTTAGCGCTTAATTCTATTTCTAAGCGCTCTTCCGCGCCGGGCTTGCGCAGTGGATTTATCGCTGGTGATGAAAGCATTTTGGCAAAATACAACCTTTACCGCACATATTTGGGCTGTGCCTTGCCCCTGCCATTGCAAAAAGCCGCTACTATCGCGTGGAGCGATATGCACACGCCAGAATCTATACGCCACATTTATGCGCAAAATCTCTCTTTAGCGCGCGAAATTCTAAGCTTGAATAAACAGCAACTCTGCCCTTATACTTTTTATGTATGGCTTGAAGTGGGCGATGATGAGGACTTTTGTAAATTTGCGTATGAAAAATATGGCGTGCTTACGCTGCCGGGCAGTTATTTAGGGCGCAATAGTGAGGGCAAAGGATTTGTAAGAATAGCCCTTGTGTATGATAATGACGCTACTAAAAAGGCACTACTTGCCCTAAAAGATGCACTACATCACTACAAATCATTAAAATAG